The sequence GTTCCACAGCATGTGGTAGTGAGCCTATCGTCCCTGCATCCATTCCCAGTGGCGACCTTCCTTTGCACTATAATGATCACCCTGTCTCCTTCCGCGGGAGGTGCAGATTGCTTGCTGTTGAGGTTCCCAGGAGCCATCCTTATATGGGCAGAAACAGACAGACCTTCCAACCATTTCCACTTTCACGCCAGCAGGGATAATGGTGTTTCCTGCAAAGCAGTTCGGTCCTGCAAGAATCAAATAGTGTTACAGGGCAGGGCACAAGGGAAGGTTGCTTAATAAATAAAGGGTTAATCAAAAGCATAAACCAGAGAGGtggagtaggaggaggccattctgcccctcgactcagttacaccattcaattagatcatggctgatctgcacttcaactccatttacctgtcttggCTCCATAATCCCTCGATACCATTAACCAACAATAATTTATCGATCTCATTCTTGAATGCTTCAGCTGTCccccagcatccacaacctttctGGGGTGACAGTTCCCgatttccaccatcctttgtgtgaaaaaatatgTCCTGATTTTCCTCCTGAATGGCAtaactctaattttaagcttatacgcccttgttctggactccccacccccagaggaaactgtttctctgtgtctacccAGGTGAATCCTTTGATCACTGTAAATACCTCAGTTCACCCTTCActctctaaactcaagggaatacaaaccatgTTTACACAACCTGGCCTCATAAGTTAACACTTATGTCCCCGCCCCTTGCACAGTATTAAACTTAAACATTCGCTTCATCCTTCATCAAAATTATTGATATTCATGATAAGTTGAGgctccagtacagatccctgtgtaACAGCATCTGTAACGTTGAAACGATCAGTATTTCTTATGTGTATCACTGCTATTTCTGCCACAGGGTATTCAGGTATGTTGTGTGTGAATATATAAATGGCTAATTAAATAGCTTTCTAGTTGCACCATTTAACAAGGAGAGAACCTCCTGTGGGAGGGGGGAGTCATCTTGCTATTTCGAGTCCACTCATCTCCCATCTACAGCACTTTATACATTGGTCCCACATGACTAACAGCAACACTAGACAATAAACTGGCTGGGTGCTCCTGGCAGGCAGCGTTAGCAAATCTGGCAAATTTCTCTTTGATGTTGCTGTCAGCAATGTGAGAGCTGGGAGCCAGTGCCACTGATATGGTGATAGTCCAGCGTACAAGCAGCTTGTGCAGGGGAATTGCCCTGCCAAGAGAGAGCTGTCatgttgtgtctctgtctctccagaaCTGTCTTGGTGATATCGTTGACAGAGAGGAGCCACCCACCCAGGTGGTTCACCAGGAATGAACCCTGTCTCGCCCTGGTTGCTGATCTGGAGCAGCCTGATCCACAGTGGAAATTTTCACAAGTCCAAACCAAGCccagggtgatgggtgagcagcaCTTAGTGCAAGTCAGGATACAGCGACAAAGTTTTAGAGGAGCTCAagaggatgggaggctggccaggagagtgttggaatagtcgagTCCTTCCTACCCTGATGTGTTTTTGACCCTACACTCATATTGCAAATGGGACTTACCCTGCTTGCACACAGGACAACACTGGTTGGGTTCATATGATGGGTTGACGCAGTGGACAGGAGCACATTCTGCAGTCAGACAGTACACTTCTCGGTTAGCTTCACATCGGCACCTCTCACAGGCAGATGGCTACAAAAACAATGTTATAGATTGGAAATCAGTGATCTATTAAACCAAAGATCTTGAAAAAAAGTCTCAACAGCATCACAATTAAAAAGCTGACAGTAGGATTGTCAGGACAACGGAGGCAACACATCCTGGAAACTACTTTCATTTAAGGTGGGCTAATGGGGACTCAGCATTGAATGCTTGTCGGTTTCTAAGATCCCGGTGCTCAGGCATCCAAGAAATCAAGACAATATTAATCACAGCACCAGCTAGGATGTAGTCCATAAGTAAGAAGAAATAATTGTTTAACAGGTTGGGCCAGTATAACCTTATTAATAACAAGCAGTTGTTAACTTGTGAAGCAACCTTAAAGCTCAGCACATGAGCACTGGGAACAAAGGCTCGTGTCAGACTGTGGAGTGTTGCGTATTTCATTCACACAGTTTCTGTTCAAAAccagcagatggtggtgttgctgtgtgcaatttgagaAGTCTGCAGTGCTTATACCCTTTGTTAAATTATAGGACAGATTTGTCAACACTTCAAACTTTGCTTCTTGGCACACATGCACATTTAAGCATCacactttaaaaaaatatatacaaaacaaaaaaaaattcctCCGAACattaggaggctattcagcctctggtgccatcattcaattagatcatgcctgatctgtacctcaactccatctacctgcctttgcTCTATTTCCCTCAATTCCACTACTCAAATAAATCTATCACTCAGTATTGTAGGCTCCATTTGTCTCCCtgccatccacagccttttgggagagagaGTTGGTTATcgaatagaatcgtagaatggttacagcacagaaggaggcttttcagcctgtcgtgtcaatgctggctttctgcaagagcaactcacaaccctgcaatttttttctctacagctgattatccaattcctttttgaaagtaatgattgaatatgcctccaccagcGTTTCGGGCAGTGCTTTCTACATCCTACGCTAtataaaagatttctcctcatgttaccattggttcttttgccaatcaccttaaatcagtgtttgCTGATTCTCGACTCTTCTACTAATAGGAACAATTTATTTCTATACACTTTgtatagacccctcataattttgaacaactctatcaaatctctcaaccttttcaaaggagaacaaccccacctttCAGATTTCCACTATACTTTGTGTGGATATTGTACTTCCGGATTCCACCCCTGAATGGTCTAGCGCTGATTTAAAGATTATGGCCCCTCCCTGATGCTCCCACCGGAGGAAAccatttctctgtatctaccctattgaattctTTTAAACCTGCTGGTTTCAGGGAAACTTGATACTACATAAAAACACCctctcataggaacaggaggaggccttagCCCCTGCTCTGCTTttcagtgaaatcatggctgatctgtatcctaactccatccacccacctttgCCATAATACCCTTggctcacaaaaatctatcaatctcagatttaaaactaatAATTGAGCTGGGTTCTACTGCTTTTAGTGGGAGAGAATGCCACAGTCCTACCACCCTTTCCATGAGAACCAACTCTAATTTCTCTTCTGAATGGCCtgcctctgattttaaggttatgtctcctTGCCCTAGACTCCCTCACCAGTGAAAAAGGTTTCTCTCTatgtaccctatcaattcctttcaaaatcaagTCACCTTGTAAATGTCTACATCTctagtaatctctcctcataactgttggaagcctggtaacattctggtgagttTGCACCTTCCTCCTTCCATGGCCAATATATCCATTCTCATGGTACGGTGCCCAAATCTGTACACAATAAAATGTATATCTGCAAGCTTATTTGTAGGCACTGGATAATTtatagatgtggtctaaccagggctttgaatGGATCTCAGGTGGTACAAAGAACAATTGAATTCAGGATGTACATATTTAGAGCAATAAGACCTTCGGACTGAAAAGGACTGTGATGCTACACACAGCCTGCTGAGCAGCACAGTAATACACTGTGCATTAACTTACATTGCAGCATCCAATTGCATTCAGAATTCCCAAATTTTGTTAACCTGCAACCCCTGGCAGCCTTTTCCAAATGTTTATCTCTGCATTCTTCCTGATATCTGCTTTATATTTACCTTTGACCGTTTTAAACTTCTATCCTGTCAGCTTATTTTTCTAGCTTAATTTGAGCGAATGTTCCCAAATCATCTTAATATCTTACATACCAAGATATCATCCATTTAATCTCTTATATACCCAAGAGGGTCCCTTTCGCTGGTTAAGTTATAAACTGCAGAGCTTAATCttttccaatccttcctcatagctctTCCACTTTTCACTTACAATTACTCTTATTTCTCTTATCCACACCCTTTGAGAACAATTCACTCCCATCTGGTACTGTatggcctgtgtgtgtctcagtgtcagcttctgTAGATTACAGTACACAGCAGGTAAAAAGGAATGATTCATTCCCATCTGGTAGTGCAGGCCCATGTGTGTctgaatgtcagctcctgtacatgtacatacACACAATGGATAAAAGGGAAGGATAAAGCTCTGTTTGATACTGTATAACTTGACACTTTTATCAATTGGGTTTAAGAAGAATTCACCTGTTACTGATAAAACGGCCGCTATCACAGCGCTGAATATTACGCCAATATTGCTCAGAGTAAAGGTACAAGCTCACTCACACTTTGTACCAACATAAGAAAGGTTGCTGTGTACAGTCCTTGTGTGAATAACTGCTCAGGAACTTTCCTATCTCAGTACTCTTTCCTGAATCTCCTTGTGAATTAATTTCACCATAACCCTAATTTTCCCTTCCTCAACAGTCTCCTGTTTAAAAATTGACCCAGAATTAATTGTTTTTTTGGGTAGTTTGTACTATTTCCACTATCCTGTGGGGAAACAAATCCGAACCTTGCACAAAGCTACAAATTGTGTCTTAAAATTCTGTGTTCACTGTTCAATGCAAGTGATCTGTTTACCTgaactagagctggcgggcagccataaagacagggctaaattgtggcgagtcgaagagacttagtagttggcaggaaaaaagacagaggcgcaaggggagagccaactgtgcaacagccccgacaaacaaatttctctgcagcacctgtggaagagcctgtcactccagaattggcctttatagccactccaggcgctgcttcacaaaccactgaccacctccaggcgcatatccattgtctctcgagataaggaggcccaaagatctGTAACATTCATTGTTCTAAAAacagtttgaacccacaaccttctaactcagtgaGACACCAACTGAGCCGAGCTGACAATAAAGTACGAGGGCAAAAATCattgccactctgacagtgcagcgttcctctGAATAAAAATCACAGAACATGGTTAAAAGCAGAAACAGGATCAAAGAACTGTTGTTACCCAGAACTCCTGGAATAGCCGGTACATCTTGCCTCCATATTGACATGACTTGCGGAATTCCACACAGCGTGGGCAACAGGAGTGGTAACTGACACGGATACATAGTGGGGGGATTCGAGGGCACTCGGGCTTGCGGCACACAGGACCTGCTTCAGTGCAAACACATGGGCAAGCCGTCGCAGTGGGGTAAAACTTCTCACCCACATCAAACACAAATCCATTGTCATCAATGCAGCCTTTCCCTCGGTAATCTGCCAGTGTATAGTCAGAGTCACCATTAAAAAGGATTTCATTGACGCTGGCTGCTTCGGATGTTGCCGTATGTGTCAGTGTCAGGAACACTGACATGAGCCAGGACAGCGTTCTCAATACTGCCATCGGCCACAAACAAAATCAAGAATTTTTTGCTGCGTTGTTCTTAGCAAAGGGACAAAGATGAAGAAATGCTGTGAGCCCAGCCACCCATTAATATACACTCAGTCTGAATGACGTCTAATACCAATAGCTGGGATTAAACTGCGGGTAACCGGCATTGCAAACTAGGTCACAAATGCCCACCTAATTGAGAAAATGCCTCCTGCTACCTTCCATGGGCAGACAGGCTGCAACTAACAGTACAGAATACAGAAATAGACTGAAGCAGATGCCACCTCCCCTGTCTGGCACAGTAGCTGCTGTCTCTGAGCCAGACATTGGTGCGATGCTGTGTGGGGGCAAGAGATCGGGCCTGATATGGTATCATAGTGCAGTTAGACACAATATCACATGTCAGTCTCCAAAACACAATAGGATCCATTCCTACAGCAGTCTTCACACAAAGACAATCTCTGTCATGTTACAGAGCAGAAAGATAACAAAATGGGCATCAAACAGGAGATGGAAAGGAAAACAGAAaattgagggggaaggggagaaggagcataagaacaggaataggtcaGCCCCATGATCATGACAGGTCTATACCTTAACTCCATCCACACTGTTTGGCTATGTAACCAAAGAAATGGGGAGCCGGACTAACTGAATGTTGCTTGAATAattgtttatgcctttgttacatctagacttgacaGGTTGGATTTTGTACTGgaggcactgggccaaaaaggtgggtgggatccccgcctctgccttttcgtgcccccaccccaccaccaccacaaccaccaccaACCCTGGAGCGATcgtctggtctttttaaatcaaagtttcaggaagtgggatctctgtccctttaaagacgaggATCCTGCCTGCAAGGGCTGTCGGAATAtcagtgggagaccagccaggagaaccCTGGGAAGATTGCTGGGCAACCAGGAGGCGACTGGCCCTctgccccccaccatccccccacccccacacctgtcATGAACACTCTGTGGCCCCGCCGCCTCCAATCCTACCTCAGGGGGGCTCATAAAATCCTGCCCAACTATTCCAACACTCttatggctggtctcccatattctatcctccataaacttgaggtcatccaaactctgctgtctgtgtcttaactggcaccaagtcccgttcccctatcatccctgtgctcattgacctacattggttccagtcaagcaacatcttgattttaaaattctcatccttcttttcaaatccctccatggcctcgcccctccctttctctgtaatctcctccagcccccacaaccctacgagatctctgcactcctccaattctggcttcttgtgcatccctgattttttaATTTCTCCACCCTTGGTGGCTGGGTCTTAAGTTGCCTTGGACCCAAGTACTGGAtaaccctccataaacctctccgcctctccacttctctttcctcctttaaaacactccttaaaacctacctttttgaccaagcttttggtcatctgccttaatatcgccttttgtgtcttggtgtcatactttgttttagaacattcctgtgaagcgctttgggatgttttattatgttaaaggtgggtCATagataaatctaagttgttgttgttgaaagagccagtgcagataagCTGAAAGGCCTCcggttctatgattctaaaattctatcaatgtcaaagaacaaagaacagtacagcacaggaacaggccattcgaccctccaagtctgcgccgatcttgatgcctgccgaaactaacaccttctgcacgtccggggaccgtatccctctattcccttccaattcatatatttgtcaagctgtctcttaaacgtcgctatcgtacctgcttccaccacctcccccggcagcaagttccaggcactcaccaccctctgtgtaaagaacttgcctcgcacatcccctctaaactttgcccctcgcaccttaaacctatgtcccctagtaactgactcttccaccctgggaaaaagcttctgactatccactctgtccatgccgctcataactttgtaaacctctatcatgtcgcccctccacctccgtcgttccagtgaaaacaatctgagtttttccaacctctcctcatagcttatgccctccagaccaggcaacctcctggtaaacctcctctgtaccctctccaaagcctccacgtccttctggtagtgtggcgaccagaattgcacgcaatattctaagtgtagcctaactaaggttctgtacagctgcagcatgacttgccaatttttatactcaatgtcccgactgatgaaggcaggcatgccgtatgccttcttgactaccttatccacctgtgttgccactttcagtgacctgtggacctgtacgcccagatctctctgcctgtcaatactcctaagggttctgccatttactgtatacctcccagctgcattagaccttccaaaatgcattacgtcacatttgtccggattaaactccatctgccatttctccgcccaagtctccaaccgatctatatcctgctgtatcctctgacaatcctcaacattatccgcaactccaccaacctttgggtcgtccgcaaacttactaatcagaccaactaatcagttttcaaattttcaattaaccccagcagctttttggaggagagagttccagatttccactcccctttgtgtgaataaatgcttcctgacatcacccctcagTGGGGGGGCTACAATATTACAATCAGCAATGAAATATATTCTCAATATTTGGCATGTGTGATGGTAAAGTGAACTTGTGGGGACTGAGCTGTGAGTAATCAGGCTGATCTCACTTTCCTGGTTACTCTGAGCCCCGTTTCTGCCGCCTCTCAAATCTTCAGATTCCAGCTGCACAGTCACACTGTCAAACAGAGCAGGAAGTTAGAATCTgagagcagagacagagacagtgagcgggacagggtcagagacagtgactgggtcagtgagtgggacaggTACAGTGACTGGGCCAGTGAGTGGGACAGgtacagagacagtgactgggtcagtgagcgggacagggtcagagacagtgactgggtcagtgagcgggacagggtcagagacagtgactGGGTCAGTGAGCGGGACAGgtacagagacagtgactgggccAGAGAGCGGgacagggtcagagacagtgactgggtcagtgagcgggacagggacagagacagtgactggctCAGTGAGCGGGACAGgtacagagacagtgactgggtaAGTGAACGGgatagggacagagacagtgactgggtcagtgagcgggatagggacagagacagtgactgggtcagagggggacagggacagagacagtgactgggccAGTGAGTGGGACAGGTACAGAGACAGACTGGGTCAGTGAGCGGgacagggtcagagacagtgactgggtcagtgagcgggtcagggacagagacagagacagtgactgggtcagggacagagacagtgactgggtcagtgagcgggtcagggacagagacagtgactgggtcagtgagcgggacagggtcagagacagtgactgggtcagtgagcgggacagggacagagacagtgactgggccAGTGAGCGGGACAGGTACAGAGACAGTGACTGGCTCAGTGAGCGGGACAGgtacagagacagtgactgggtaAGTGAACGGGATAGGGACAGAGACCGAGACAGTGATTGGGTCAGTGAGCGGGACAGTGTCAGGGACAGAGACACGGATTGGGTCAGTGAACAGgatagggacagagacagtgactgggtcagtgagcgggatagggacagagacagtgactgggtcagagggggacagggacagagacagtgactgggtcagtgagcgggacagggtcagagacagtgactgggtcagtgagcgggtcagggacagagacagagacagtgactgggtcagggacagagacagtgactgggtcagtgagcgggtcagggtcagagacagtgactgggtcagtgagcgggacagggacagagacagtgactgggccAGTGAGCGGGACAGGTACAGAGACAGTGACTGGCTCAGTGAGCGGgacagggtcagagacagtgactgggtcagtgagcgggtcagggacagagacagagatagtgactgggtcagggacagagacagtgactgggtcagtgagcgggtcagggtcagagacagtgactgggtcagtgagcgggacagggacagagacagtgactgggccAGTGAGCGGGACAGGTACAGAGACAGTGACTGGCTCAGTGAGCGGgacagggtcagagacagtgactgggtcagggagcggatcagggacagagacagtgactgggtcagggacagagacagtgactgggtcAGTGAGCGGGACAGGTACAGAGACAGTGACTGGCTCAGTGAGCGGgacagggtcagagacagtgactgggtcagggagcggatcagggacagagacagtgactgggtcagtgagcgggacagggacagagacagtgactgggtcagtgagcgggacagggtcagagacagtgactgggtcagtgagcgggacagggtcagagacagtgactGGGTCAGTGAGCGGGACAGgtacagagacagtgactgggtcagggagcggatcagggacagagacagtgactgggtcagggacagagacagtgactgggtcagtgagtgggacaggtacagagacagtgactgggtcagggagcggatcagggacagagacagtgactgggtcagggtcagagacagtgactGGGTCAGTGAGCGGGACAGgtacagagacagtgactgggtcagggagcggatcagggacagagacagtgactgggtcagggtcagagacagtgactgggtcagggagcggatcagggacagagacagtgactgggtcagggagcggatcagggacagagacagtgactgggtcagggacagagacagtgactgggtcagtgagtgggacaggtacagagacagtgactgggtcagtgagcgggacagggtcagagacagtgactgggtcagtgagcgggacagggtcagagacagtgactGGGTCAGTGAGCGGGACAGgtacagagacagtgactgggccAGAGAGCGGgacagggtcagagacagtgactGGGTCAGTGAGCGGGACAGGTACAGAGACAGTGACTGGCTCAGTGAGCGGGACAGgtacagagacagtgactgggtaAGTGAACGGGATAGGGACAGAGACCGAGACAGTGATTGGGTCAGTGAGCGGGACAGTGTCAGGGACAGAGACACGGATTGGGTCAGTGAACAGgatagggacagagacagtgactgggtcagtgagcgggatagggacagagacagtgactgggtcagagggggacagggacagagacagtgactgggccAGTGAGTGGGACAGGTACAGAGACAGACTGGGTCAGTGAGCgggtcagggacagagacagagacagtgactgggtcagggacagagacagtgactgggtcagtgagcgggacagggtcagagacagtgactgggtcagtgagcgggacagggacagagacagtgactgggccAGTGAGCGGGACAGGTACAGAGACAGTGACTGGCTCAGTGAGCGGgacagggtcagagacagtgactgggtcagggagcggatcagggacagagacagtgactgggtcagggacagagacagtgactgggtcagtgagcagatcagggacagagacagtgactgggtcagagacagtgactgggtcagggacagtgactgggtcagggacagagacagtgaatgGGTCAGTGAGCGggtcagggacagagacagtgactgggtcagtgagcgggtcagggacagagacagtgactgggtcagggacagagacagtgaatgGGTCAGTGAGCGggtcagggacagagacagtgactgggtcagggacagagacag is a genomic window of Heterodontus francisci isolate sHetFra1 chromosome 33, sHetFra1.hap1, whole genome shotgun sequence containing:
- the LOC137347969 gene encoding von Willebrand factor C domain-containing protein 2-like → MAVLRTLSWLMSVFLTLTHTATSEAASVNEILFNGDSDYTLADYRGKGCIDDNGFVFDVGEKFYPTATACPCVCTEAGPVCRKPECPRIPPLCIRVSYHSCCPRCVEFRKSCQYGGKMYRLFQEFWPSACERCRCEANREVYCLTAECAPVHCVNPSYEPNQCCPVCKQGPNCFAGNTIIPAGVKVEMVGRSVCFCPYKDGSWEPQQQAICTSRGRRQGDHYSAKEGRHWEWMQGR